Sequence from the Burkholderiales bacterium genome:
CATCAACGCATAGGCCACGCGCTTGACCATGGCCGCATCGAAGACCTGCTGGTTGACGGGGCGGATCTCGCCCTCGATCTTGATGTAGACGGGTGCGCCGGCGGAAAAGAAGAGGTCGGAGGCGCGTTTTTCCGCCATCAGGCGGAAGAACTGGGTCAGATCCATGGACGCGGCCACCTGGGACTCACGAGAAGAGGGATTTCAGCTTGCCGAGCAACCCCTTGCCTTCCTGCTCCTGGCTTTTCTCCGCCTCCCCTTCGTTGCCCGGCGCTGCCGGTGGCGCCGTTTTCGCCGCTGTGGCGGGACGCACCAGGGTGCGCCGGGCCTGCTGATGGACGCCCAGCTCCCGCAGCCGGTTCGGCTTGTCCAGGATGAACTTGGCGAATTCGTCCAGCACTTCCTGATTGATCTCGTTCACGTCATAGACGAATTCGTTGATGGTGAGGCCATGCAGATTGCGCACCTGCAGGGTGATGCGCGCCTTTTCGAAATCGGCGGAGAACCGGGCCGTGACCGGAATTTCGCTGGCCACGGTGAAGACGGCGCGGGTGACGAGACCGCGCTCGTTGCGGAACTCCGTGCACTGGTATTTGAGATTGTTCTGCCAGAGGTATTCCTTCTGGTTGTCGATCTTCTGCGGCGTGTCCCGTTCGAACTGGATCACCTTGTCGGTGACACATTTGAAGCGCAGCACCAGGGTATTGATGAAATCCTTCTGCCCGATGCGGATGGAGTCGATGCTGAGCGCATAGTTCTGCGGGCGGAAATCGTCGATCAGGCCAAAGCCGTCGATGAAATAGCTGCGCTTGATATCCAGGTTGAGGACGTTGAGCTGGTTGACGAGCTCCTGGAGGTAGCGCTGGATTTCCTTGTACTTGGTCTGGACCGCCATGAAGTTCTGGCTGACGGTGACCAGCTTGGACTGCGTTTCGGTTTGCTCCTGCTGCCGCTTGAGTTCGGCCTGTTTTTTGAGTTCGTCGAGAAACGCCATGATCTACCTGTGCACTCTTCTTACCGGAAGCAAAGCGCCTGGGAGGAATTGTAGTGAAAAATCGCGCCCCTGTCGGCCGCCCGGCGCGCCACTCCCAGTGGCTTCATATCGGCCTGGCCCGGCACAACTTTAACGGGAACAACGGGAAGCGCGTCCTCCCCCTTCCGCCTCGTCGTGCCCCCGGCAGGAAGTGGGTAGCAAGAATTGTTCCATTGACCCCACCGGCGGCGGGACAAGCCAAAACCCTCGCCTGGACGCGGAAAACGACGGCGTGCTATTTTGCCCCACCGCAGCTTACTGACGCTCACCGGCACAATCCGACGAAGTTTTGACACATGCGTATCCGGCATTACGGCCCGGCGCCGAAAAACCGCAACGACTGGAAGACCATCCGCACCCTGCTGCCCTATCTGTGGGAGTTCCGCTGGCGGGTGGCGTTGGCCCTTGCCCTGCTGGTGCTGGCCAAGGTGGCCAACGTGGCCGTCCCCCTCATGCTCAAGCACATCGTCGATGCCCTGGACAAACCCCGTCCGGAGCTGGTGCTGCCCGTCGCCTTCCTCCTCGGCTACGGCCTGCTGCGCTTTGCCAGCACCCTCTTTGGCGAACTGCGCGATGCAGTGTTCGCCAAGGTCACCCAGCGGGCCATCCGTCGTGTGGCGCTCAAGGTGTTCAGCCATCTGCACGCGCTGCCGGTGCGCTTTCACCTGGAGCGGCAGACGGGAGGGGTGTCCCGCGACATCGAACGCGGCACCCGGGGCATCGGCTTCCTGCTCAATTTCATGCTGTTCAATATTTTGCCCACCCTGGTGGAAATCGGGCTGGTGGCAGGCATCCTCATCGTCCACTACGACATCCGCTTTGCCCTCATCGTGCTGGCCACCCTCCTTGTCTATGTGGCCTTCACCCTGTTCGTCACGGAATGGCGCATGGTTTTCCGCCGCACCATGAACGACATGGATTCCAAAGCCAACACCCGCGCCATCGACAGCCTGCTCAACTACGAGACGGTCAAGTATTTCGGCAACGAAGCGTTCGAGACGCGGCGCTATGACGAAAGCCTGCAGGTGTGGGAAAAGGCGGCCATCCGCAACCAGACTTCGCTTGCCGCCCTCAACGCCGGCCAGAGTTTCATCATCGCCGTCGGCGTCACCCTGCTCATGTTCCTCGCCGCGGAAGGGGTGATCGAGGGCACCATGACCCTCGGCGATCTGGTGCTGGTCAACGCCTACATGATCCAGATTTACCTGCCGCTACACTTCCTCGGCTTCGTCTATCGGGAGATCAAGCACTCCCTGGCGGACATGGAAAAGATGTTCGGGCTGCTCGAAGTCACCCCGGAAATCCGCGACAAGCCCGGTGCACCGGAACTCAAGGTGACGCGGGGCGAGATCCGTTTCGAGCACGTGGATTTCGCCTATGAGCCACGACGCCAGATTCTCTTCGATGTCAGCTTCGTCGTGCCACCGGGCAGGACCGTGGCCGTGGTGGGCCACAGCGGGGCCGGCAAATCCACGCTGTCGCGCCTGCTGTTCCGTTTCTATGACGTCACCGGCGGCCGCATCCTCATCGACGGCCAGGACATCCGCGATGTCACCCAGAAAAGCCTGCGTGCGGCCATCGGCATCGTGCCCCAGGACACGGTGCTGTTCAACGACACGATCTACTACAACATCGCCTATGGCCGACCCGATGCCAGCCGCGAGGAAGTCATCGCCGCCGCCAAGGCCGCCCACATCCACGACTTCATCGAAAGCCTGCCGGACAAATACGATACCCTGGTGGGGGAACGGGGCCTCAAGCTTTCCGGCGGTGAAAAGCAGCGCGTGGCCATCGCCCGCGCCCTGCTCAAGAATCCGCGCATCCTCATTTTCGATGAAGCGACTTCAGCGCTGGACTCCAAATCGGAAAAGGCCATCCAGGCGGAACTGCGGCGCATCGCCGAAAACCGCACCACCCTCGTCATCGCCCATCGCCTGTCCACCATCGTCGATGCCGACCGCATCCTGGTCATGGACCATGGCCGCATCGTCGAAGCCGGCACCCACCGGGAACTTCTGGAGGCAAACGGTCTCTACGCCCACATGTGGGCCCTGCAGCAGCAGGAAGACGCAGACGGCGCACCGCTTGCCGCCGTCTCCCTGTAAGTCAGCTGCGGATCATCCCTGAAGCTGCGGCAGGCTTTGGCCCCGCCCGCGATTTGCGGGATAATGCCTGTGGTTGCACCGCGTCGGCCCGGAAGCCCGCTTCCCTGTCCCTCCGGTCAACTTCTTTTCAACCCTTGAGCCGGAGTGAACAGCATGGCCACCGTGGAACTGACCAAAGACAATTTCGAGGAAACCGTCCTCAACAACGATCTCGTGCTCGTGGATTTCTGGGCCCCCTGGTGCGGTCCCTGCCAATCCTTCGCCCCCGTCTATGAAGCCGTCTCGGAGCGCTATCCGGACGTGGTGTTCGGCAAGGTGAATACCGAGGAGGAGCCCGAGATTGCCGGCTACTTCCAGATCCGTTCCATTCCCACGCTGATGGTCTTCCGCGAGCGGATCATCCTTTTCTCCCAGGCGGGTGCGCTCCCCCCCCAGGCCCTGGAACAGGTGGTGGAAGGCGCCAAATCCCTGGACATGGACCAGGTGCGCGCGGAAATCGCCGCCGAGCAGGCCGCTGCCGACAAGGGGTAGGCGCCCTCAGCGCTCCCGTGATGCCGATGCCGGCGTTTCGTGAGCAAGGAGGGCCAACACCTCCCGCACCAGGGGCAGCGTGATGGGCCGCTTGACCTGCAGCGAATAGCGGTCGAGGGCCTCGAGCAGCCCCATGAGGGAAGGCAGATCCCGCTGCCAGGTGCGCAGAAGATAGGCCGCCACATCCCCGCCGAGGGTGAAGCCCCGTTCCCGGGCATGGGCCATCAGGGCCTGGGCCTTGTCCTCGTCCGACAGACAGTGCACCTGGTAGATCAGTCCCTGCGCAAGCCGGGTGGCCAGCTCCGGCCGCAGGCGCAGCCGCATGGGGGGTACACTGCCGGTGACGAGGAGCAACGCTGTGCCTTCCTGCATGCGGTTGATGAGGTCGAAGAGGGCAATCTGTTGGGCATCATTGAGCCGTCCCACGTCCTCCACCGCCACGGCGCCCCGGCGGGCGAGTTCCGCAGGCGAAAGCGCCTCCTCGCCCGCCCGCACCTGGCCGGTGGTGAGCCCCAGGGCGGCGGCCGCGGCCAGAAAACCCGCCGCGAGGTGGCTCTTGCCACAACCGCGGCCCCCCCACAGGTAGACGAAGCGCTCCCCCGCGCGCCCCTCGAGCAGGGCACGCAGGGCGGCCAGCACCTCGGCGTTTCTGCCGGGAACGAAATTCTCCAGGGTGGGTGGTGGCGGTGGCGTGAGCTCCAGGGTGAGCTGCTGCATGGGCGGTCAATGGAGCGTTGGGGTAAAATTCCGGGTCAACCACGACTTTACCCGAACCCCCTGCAGGAACTCAATTGAACCCTGAACAATCCCCGCCCTCCCTGAGTTATCGCGATGCCGGTGTCGACATCGATGCCGGCGATGCGCTGGTGGAGAATATCAAGCCGCTGGCCCGCCGTACCCTGCGTCCCGAAGTGCTCGCCGGCATCGGTGGCTTCGGCGCCCTTTTCGAGCTCACCGGCAAATACCGGGAACCGGTGCTGGTCTCCGGCACCGACGGCGTGGGCACCAAACTCAAGCTCGC
This genomic interval carries:
- a CDS encoding ABC transporter ATP-binding protein/permease → MRIRHYGPAPKNRNDWKTIRTLLPYLWEFRWRVALALALLVLAKVANVAVPLMLKHIVDALDKPRPELVLPVAFLLGYGLLRFASTLFGELRDAVFAKVTQRAIRRVALKVFSHLHALPVRFHLERQTGGVSRDIERGTRGIGFLLNFMLFNILPTLVEIGLVAGILIVHYDIRFALIVLATLLVYVAFTLFVTEWRMVFRRTMNDMDSKANTRAIDSLLNYETVKYFGNEAFETRRYDESLQVWEKAAIRNQTSLAALNAGQSFIIAVGVTLLMFLAAEGVIEGTMTLGDLVLVNAYMIQIYLPLHFLGFVYREIKHSLADMEKMFGLLEVTPEIRDKPGAPELKVTRGEIRFEHVDFAYEPRRQILFDVSFVVPPGRTVAVVGHSGAGKSTLSRLLFRFYDVTGGRILIDGQDIRDVTQKSLRAAIGIVPQDTVLFNDTIYYNIAYGRPDASREEVIAAAKAAHIHDFIESLPDKYDTLVGERGLKLSGGEKQRVAIARALLKNPRILIFDEATSALDSKSEKAIQAELRRIAENRTTLVIAHRLSTIVDADRILVMDHGRIVEAGTHRELLEANGLYAHMWALQQQEDADGAPLAAVSL
- the trxA gene encoding thioredoxin → MATVELTKDNFEETVLNNDLVLVDFWAPWCGPCQSFAPVYEAVSERYPDVVFGKVNTEEEPEIAGYFQIRSIPTLMVFRERIILFSQAGALPPQALEQVVEGAKSLDMDQVRAEIAAEQAAADKG
- the hda gene encoding DnaA regulatory inactivator Hda gives rise to the protein MQQLTLELTPPPPPTLENFVPGRNAEVLAALRALLEGRAGERFVYLWGGRGCGKSHLAAGFLAAAAALGLTTGQVRAGEEALSPAELARRGAVAVEDVGRLNDAQQIALFDLINRMQEGTALLLVTGSVPPMRLRLRPELATRLAQGLIYQVHCLSDEDKAQALMAHARERGFTLGGDVAAYLLRTWQRDLPSLMGLLEALDRYSLQVKRPITLPLVREVLALLAHETPASASRER